In the Leptolyngbya sp. CCY15150 genome, one interval contains:
- a CDS encoding GvpL/GvpF family gas vesicle protein gives MYVYAFLKTPTTALELPEGLANSLQLVEQGALSAVVESQLDPDTIRAGDERFQLQAILSHDRVLQDLFQQADVLPVPFGTFLVSLDALTQHLAAHQEVYVAKLQQVIHKAEYTLKAQLQPLVLEELPESAKGKDYFLAKKRRYQQQETYRNQQQAQLAGLLEAIAQLGCPYHHSEPKDGVERIHILGDRDDHGYLQQQVEQWQIDCPLWELSLGAALPPYHFV, from the coding sequence ATGTATGTTTATGCATTTCTCAAGACTCCCACCACGGCCTTGGAGTTGCCGGAAGGATTAGCCAACTCTCTGCAGCTCGTGGAACAGGGGGCTTTATCGGCGGTTGTTGAGAGTCAGCTTGATCCAGACACTATTCGCGCTGGGGATGAACGCTTTCAACTCCAGGCGATTTTGTCCCACGATCGCGTCTTGCAGGATCTGTTTCAGCAGGCAGATGTGTTGCCAGTGCCTTTTGGGACTTTTTTAGTATCGTTAGATGCCCTCACACAACACCTTGCGGCCCATCAAGAGGTTTATGTTGCCAAGCTACAGCAGGTGATCCACAAGGCAGAATATACCCTCAAAGCCCAGCTTCAGCCCTTGGTTTTAGAGGAGTTGCCGGAGTCAGCCAAGGGGAAAGATTACTTCCTGGCAAAAAAACGTCGCTATCAACAGCAGGAAACCTATCGCAACCAGCAGCAGGCGCAACTGGCGGGTCTGTTAGAAGCGATCGCTCAACTTGGCTGCCCCTATCACCACAGTGAACCCAAAGACGGTGTAGAACGCATCCACATCTTGGGCGATCGCGATGATCATGGTTATCTCCAGCAGCAGGTTGAGCAATGGCAGATCGATTGCCCACTCTGGGAGCTATCTCTGGGAGCAGCTCTGCCTCCTTACCATTTTGTGTGA
- the raiA gene encoding ribosome-associated translation inhibitor RaiA: MKLVIQGKNIDITDAIREYVHQKIEKAVSHFQSYTTEVDVHLSVARNPRINPKQTAEVTIYANGTVVRAEESSENLYASIDLVANKIARQLRKYKEKIQHKTRTPVKAAEVLPEITVSDELLANRDVQLPEEVVRTKYFAMPPMTVHDALEQLQLVDHDFYMFRNADTDEINVIYERNHGGYGLLQPRNNNGHVTGKLAELAHQSP, from the coding sequence ATGAAGCTTGTTATCCAGGGCAAAAATATCGATATCACTGATGCAATTCGTGAGTACGTACATCAGAAGATTGAGAAAGCCGTCAGCCACTTTCAGAGCTATACCACCGAGGTAGATGTTCACTTATCAGTGGCGCGCAACCCCCGGATAAATCCTAAGCAAACCGCAGAGGTGACAATCTATGCAAATGGTACCGTTGTTCGCGCTGAAGAGAGCAGTGAAAACCTCTACGCCAGCATTGACCTCGTAGCCAATAAAATTGCTCGTCAGCTCCGCAAGTATAAGGAGAAAATCCAGCACAAGACTCGTACTCCCGTCAAAGCGGCTGAGGTGTTGCCAGAAATTACCGTATCGGATGAACTCTTGGCAAATCGAGATGTTCAGCTACCGGAGGAAGTTGTGCGAACGAAATATTTCGCCATGCCGCCGATGACGGTGCATGATGCCCTCGAACAACTTCAGCTTGTTGACCACGACTTTTATATGTTCCGCAATGCCGACACCGATGAAATTAACGTCATCTATGAACGCAACCACGGTGGATATGGGTTGTTGCAGCCCCGCAACAACAATGGTCACGTTACAGGCAAACTGGCAGAACTGGCCCATCAATCTCCGTAG
- the lipB gene encoding lipoyl(octanoyl) transferase LipB has translation MRSLSRPCWLYSPGLVPYDVAWQWQRSLVADRRQHPDHHDVLLLLQHPPVYTLGQGASMEFVKAELQQQGVPLVRIERGGEVTYHCPGQLVGYPILNLQHHTPDLHWYLRQLEEVIIQAIAPLGLEGHRIEGLTGVWVEGRKVAAIGIKVSRWITMHGFALNICPDLHGFQHIVPCGITDRPVGSLAEWLPDIQYSLVEQQVKQAFSQIFHVELWPTDTLPLLPVPLPPA, from the coding sequence ATGCGATCGCTGTCCCGTCCTTGTTGGCTCTATTCTCCTGGTCTAGTTCCTTACGACGTGGCCTGGCAATGGCAGCGATCGCTCGTGGCAGATCGTCGCCAGCACCCTGATCATCATGATGTGCTGCTGCTGCTCCAGCATCCACCGGTCTACACCCTAGGCCAGGGAGCCTCCATGGAGTTTGTCAAAGCTGAGCTGCAGCAGCAGGGCGTGCCCCTCGTGCGCATCGAGCGCGGCGGCGAGGTCACCTACCACTGTCCTGGGCAACTGGTGGGCTACCCCATCCTCAATCTGCAGCACCACACCCCCGATTTACATTGGTATCTGCGGCAGCTAGAAGAGGTGATCATCCAAGCGATCGCTCCCCTAGGACTTGAGGGTCATCGTATAGAAGGGTTGACGGGGGTTTGGGTGGAAGGACGAAAAGTAGCCGCCATTGGTATTAAAGTGAGCCGCTGGATTACTATGCATGGCTTTGCTTTGAATATTTGCCCCGATCTTCATGGTTTTCAGCACATTGTCCCCTGTGGAATTACGGATAGACCCGTGGGCAGTTTGGCAGAATGGCTACCGGATATTCAGTACAGCTTGGTCGAACAGCAGGTGAAGCAAGCCTTCAGCCAGATCTTTCATGTCGAGCTATGGCCCACAGATACCCTGCCGCTGTTGCCCGTGCCCCTGCCGCCCGCTTGA
- a CDS encoding DUF3747 domain-containing protein produces MSVKRWLHLAGALGLGLLASTGRPAIAATFTQQEVNADRFVTVAAPFAGGSRHQLLILEQISDRRDCWSTQSSSPTLVTPLLLDFDFSGICGRSTDSNGYSVRVGNEDLGWRYGLQVTRQGNDLVLMAVPNQDRTSPSLEIGRTNGVTNEFAEIQLNSGWRLTRRTYNGQALGHIYITHDRNLDVLIAEAGGRTSTATRPTLPTPPQTSTPSTPSPSPTPGTTVTVPGNLATLPEASLTSTRSYQVLVSVATPAEQTRLQQLAPDSFRTVVDGYSVMQAGIFRERDRAASLQQQLIQNNLSARLVRSSIDLSQVTPRPTPQPTPTPTPTTPLPVPTSRSLVVIDPGHGGRDPGAVGISGLQEKDVVLPISLQVASLLEQQGVQTQMTRSDDRELDLAPRVASAERANADLFVSIHANALSMSRPDVNGIETFYYSSGRSLAQSIQSNLISATGMRDRGVKQARFYVLTQTTMPSVLVEVGFVTGSEDAPRLGDSAFQTRIAEAIARGILEQL; encoded by the coding sequence ATGAGCGTGAAACGATGGCTGCATCTTGCAGGTGCATTGGGATTGGGATTATTGGCATCAACTGGACGACCTGCGATCGCTGCAACATTTACCCAGCAGGAGGTAAACGCCGATCGATTTGTGACCGTTGCGGCCCCGTTTGCGGGTGGAAGCAGACACCAATTGTTAATTCTGGAGCAAATCAGCGATCGCCGCGATTGCTGGTCAACCCAGTCCAGTTCACCCACGTTGGTAACGCCTCTGCTGCTGGATTTTGACTTCAGCGGCATTTGTGGTCGCAGCACAGACAGCAATGGCTATTCCGTGCGGGTGGGCAATGAAGATCTGGGCTGGCGCTATGGCCTGCAAGTAACGCGCCAAGGTAATGACCTAGTGTTAATGGCAGTGCCCAACCAAGATCGCACTTCCCCTTCCCTAGAAATTGGGCGGACAAACGGCGTCACGAATGAATTTGCGGAAATTCAACTCAATTCTGGCTGGCGACTGACAAGGCGCACCTATAACGGTCAAGCCCTCGGGCATATCTATATCACCCACGATCGCAATCTCGATGTTTTAATTGCGGAAGCTGGAGGACGGACATCCACCGCCACCCGTCCTACCCTACCCACACCGCCCCAAACCTCCACACCATCGACCCCGTCTCCCAGTCCCACTCCCGGCACGACGGTGACAGTTCCCGGCAATCTAGCAACCCTGCCCGAAGCATCGCTCACCAGCACCCGCAGCTACCAAGTCTTAGTATCGGTGGCCACGCCGGCAGAGCAGACCCGTCTCCAGCAACTCGCCCCCGATTCGTTTCGCACCGTGGTGGATGGCTACAGCGTCATGCAGGCGGGTATTTTCCGGGAGCGCGATCGGGCCGCTTCTCTACAGCAGCAGCTCATTCAAAATAACCTCAGCGCTCGCTTAGTACGCTCCAGCATCGATCTAAGCCAAGTGACCCCACGCCCCACCCCGCAACCGACGCCCACCCCTACCCCCACGACACCCTTGCCAGTGCCCACATCGCGATCGCTGGTGGTGATTGATCCGGGGCATGGCGGTCGTGATCCAGGAGCTGTGGGCATTAGCGGTTTACAGGAAAAAGATGTGGTGCTGCCCATTTCGCTGCAGGTGGCCAGCCTCTTAGAGCAGCAGGGTGTGCAAACCCAAATGACCCGCAGCGACGATCGCGAACTGGACTTAGCCCCCCGTGTCGCCAGCGCCGAGCGGGCCAATGCGGATCTCTTTGTCAGTATTCATGCCAATGCCTTGAGCATGAGTCGTCCTGATGTCAACGGCATCGAGACCTTCTACTATTCCAGTGGGCGATCGCTAGCCCAATCGATTCAGTCCAACCTGATTTCCGCCACGGGAATGCGCGATCGCGGCGTGAAGCAAGCCCGGTTCTATGTGCTTACCCAAACCACCATGCCGTCGGTGTTAGTGGAAGTGGGGTTTGTCACCGGTTCTGAAGATGCACCTCGCCTAGGGGATAGTGCCTTTCAAACCCGGATTGCTGAAGCGATCGCTCGGGGAATTTTAGAGCAGCTTTAG
- a CDS encoding NAD(P)H-quinone oxidoreductase subunit M has product MLLKSTTRHIRIFSATVDGKDLNPSADTLTLDIDPDNELNWTDAAIQAVQEKFQALVDASEGQDLTDYNLRRIGSDLEHFVRSLLQAGDISYNLQSRARNYSLGLPQVVDKAAH; this is encoded by the coding sequence ATGCTACTGAAATCCACGACTCGCCATATCCGTATTTTTAGCGCCACGGTTGATGGCAAAGACCTCAATCCTAGTGCCGATACATTAACCCTGGATATTGATCCTGATAACGAATTGAACTGGACAGATGCCGCGATCCAAGCCGTTCAGGAAAAGTTTCAGGCATTGGTAGACGCCAGCGAAGGTCAAGATTTAACCGACTACAACCTGCGACGCATTGGTTCGGATCTAGAACATTTTGTGCGATCGCTCCTCCAAGCCGGCGACATTTCCTACAATCTGCAAAGCCGCGCCCGGAACTATAGCCTGGGTCTACCCCAAGTGGTGGACAAGGCTGCCCATTAG
- a CDS encoding M48 family metalloprotease, translating into MSKRSQRSRCSSRHGWLGIALIAIALAWCLGSWGSRSLAQDWEGDEGYDYDAPYAYLSVNSTDLESVSLYLAVNLPLSDADQDALGAEEQAIADQLPQRLDCAASDVTVDAWDGWSTITVNCQRPTSPLSSWQSIITLNLSALEEPLRALEITTLQVGVYGTIGQLVMTPALGDRLGYAGSTAYNTVLDLSDLPETLTLQIGYRTSAIVLQAGLGIALILLPLGLILWMRHHALQVAPDRAATTWFSYQYWLGLLSSAVWIGWLVLLLSFDTLTIVSLIGDRWAWLSSVWGTNLMLIAPPLLVNVLSYALSYPVFRNIGQQDWSRFELIQQSLLGQIQILLPLMFLIAGIRDLFAGAFQLGVVWMILAVVSRLVLMQWLMKSQDLTVQSLTMGDLRDRIFDLAKPTGVKLNQVYILPRGRNKMVNAFALQGGQVMFTQSLLEQLTKDEVDAVVAHELSHLQYGHHQSLQGSWLWAAMGCGLITFMMSTLVLPGFPWLPVTVVVSLLTYYLTSRRYEHQADVQAVLLTGNPKAMITALVKLAQFNQMPLEWGKRQELLLTHPSMRRRAEAIASRYDVSPEHLDEWLAESDESPDTYSLPTAVTDAVPIFSTAFKQRVITRLSLSLLLALTLTPTLAAVLINTWQLTGGLAWLGMILGAIATVGVMLAVLNWIPLLGYRNLEQQLGERLQNQGLPIDAWGGRFVGLSPGANPRIYEGFYNWDLGFVWWVGDRLYYAGEQTRFCLQANQITQIQRRPGIQGWWRSPTVGLYWQDGEQAGVFTLVPTSVRSLRQIPPAVRQFQRDLEAWQSQPTPSPLPEELGSWTIPQIGEVTSQKLAEALTVNQVLSSFVTLSVTALGLSVLTQLPFGWNQVGAWYVVGTALLGSIVQLFPLLRQRRASS; encoded by the coding sequence GTGTCAAAACGTTCACAGCGATCGCGCTGTTCATCGCGTCACGGTTGGCTGGGCATCGCCTTGATCGCCATCGCCTTAGCATGGTGCTTGGGCAGTTGGGGCAGTCGTAGCCTCGCCCAAGATTGGGAGGGTGACGAAGGGTATGACTATGATGCACCCTATGCCTATTTATCCGTGAATAGCACCGATTTAGAGTCGGTTTCTCTATATCTCGCGGTGAATCTGCCCCTATCAGACGCTGATCAAGACGCCTTGGGGGCAGAAGAGCAGGCGATCGCTGACCAACTTCCCCAACGGCTCGATTGTGCTGCTTCTGATGTCACGGTGGACGCGTGGGACGGCTGGTCAACGATCACAGTCAATTGTCAGCGTCCCACTAGCCCTCTTAGTTCCTGGCAATCGATCATCACCCTGAATCTCTCTGCCCTTGAAGAACCGCTGCGGGCCTTGGAGATCACTACGCTGCAGGTGGGGGTGTATGGAACGATTGGCCAGCTCGTGATGACGCCAGCCTTGGGCGATCGCCTTGGATATGCTGGCTCTACGGCATACAACACCGTCTTAGATCTCTCGGACTTACCCGAAACGCTAACGCTACAAATAGGCTACCGGACATCCGCTATTGTCCTGCAGGCTGGTCTAGGGATCGCTCTCATCTTGCTACCCCTTGGGCTCATCCTCTGGATGCGACACCATGCCTTGCAGGTTGCGCCCGATCGGGCGGCTACGACGTGGTTTAGCTATCAATATTGGCTGGGATTGCTGAGTTCTGCCGTTTGGATCGGTTGGCTGGTGCTATTGCTGAGTTTCGATACGCTGACGATAGTTAGTTTAATCGGCGATCGCTGGGCATGGTTATCGTCGGTTTGGGGCACCAATTTGATGTTGATTGCTCCACCCCTACTGGTGAATGTCCTCAGCTATGCTCTGTCCTATCCTGTCTTTCGGAACATCGGGCAGCAGGACTGGAGCCGGTTTGAACTCATTCAGCAAAGTCTTCTAGGCCAGATCCAGATTCTTCTACCCCTGATGTTTTTGATAGCGGGCATACGAGACTTGTTTGCCGGTGCCTTTCAGCTAGGGGTGGTGTGGATGATCCTGGCTGTGGTCAGTCGATTGGTGCTGATGCAGTGGTTGATGAAGTCTCAAGACCTGACGGTGCAGTCTCTGACCATGGGAGATCTACGCGATCGCATTTTTGACTTGGCAAAACCTACCGGCGTGAAGCTCAACCAAGTTTATATCCTGCCTAGGGGACGTAACAAGATGGTCAATGCTTTTGCGCTGCAGGGCGGCCAGGTGATGTTTACCCAGTCATTGCTGGAGCAGCTCACCAAGGATGAGGTGGATGCCGTCGTGGCCCATGAACTGTCCCACTTGCAGTATGGTCACCACCAGTCGCTCCAGGGATCCTGGCTCTGGGCAGCCATGGGCTGTGGTTTGATCACGTTTATGATGTCCACGCTGGTGCTACCGGGTTTTCCCTGGCTGCCGGTCACCGTTGTGGTCTCACTGCTCACCTATTACCTCACCTCCCGCCGATATGAGCATCAGGCGGATGTGCAGGCCGTGTTGCTCACGGGCAATCCTAAGGCGATGATCACCGCCTTGGTTAAACTAGCGCAGTTCAACCAAATGCCGCTGGAATGGGGCAAACGACAGGAGCTTTTGCTCACCCATCCCTCCATGCGGCGACGGGCCGAAGCGATCGCCTCCCGCTACGACGTTTCGCCCGAACATCTGGATGAATGGCTAGCAGAATCGGATGAATCGCCAGACACCTACTCCCTGCCCACGGCGGTGACCGATGCCGTGCCGATCTTCTCCACGGCCTTTAAGCAACGGGTGATCACTCGCCTATCCCTTTCGTTGCTGCTGGCTCTCACCCTAACGCCGACCCTGGCCGCCGTTCTGATCAACACTTGGCAACTCACCGGCGGTCTTGCCTGGCTGGGCATGATCTTGGGGGCGATCGCCACCGTTGGCGTCATGCTGGCGGTGCTCAACTGGATACCGCTTCTGGGGTATCGCAACCTAGAGCAGCAGCTAGGAGAACGACTGCAGAACCAAGGATTGCCGATCGATGCCTGGGGTGGTCGCTTTGTGGGCCTATCTCCCGGCGCAAATCCTCGCATCTATGAGGGATTCTATAACTGGGATCTGGGCTTTGTCTGGTGGGTGGGCGATCGCCTCTACTATGCCGGAGAGCAAACCCGCTTTTGCCTACAAGCCAATCAGATTACCCAAATCCAGCGCCGTCCAGGTATCCAGGGCTGGTGGCGATCGCCCACGGTAGGTCTCTATTGGCAAGACGGAGAGCAGGCAGGAGTATTCACCCTCGTGCCCACATCCGTGCGATCGCTGCGACAGATCCCCCCAGCCGTCCGCCAATTTCAGCGCGATCTAGAGGCTTGGCAAAGTCAGCCTACCCCATCTCCCCTACCGGAGGAGTTAGGTTCATGGACAATCCCGCAAATAGGTGAAGTAACCAGTCAAAAGCTTGCCGAGGCTCTTACGGTCAATCAAGTCCTTAGCTCTTTTGTCACCCTAAGCGTCACTGCATTGGGGCTGTCTGTTCTCACCCAGCTCCCCTTTGGATGGAACCAGGTAGGGGCTTGGTATGTGGTTGGCACAGCGCTCCTAGGGTCAATCGTGCAACTCTTTCCCCTGTTACGCCAGCGCCGCGCCTCCTCCTAG
- a CDS encoding pyridoxamine 5'-phosphate oxidase family protein encodes MAKVFDQITQNLQNFIQQQSLFFVATAPLSDSGHINLSPKGLDSFRILSPTRVAYLDLTGSGNETSAHLQENGRITIMFCAFQGAPMILRLYGTGQTLLPGTPDWDAKRSLFPEIPGMRQIITVDLDRIQTSCGQGVPLLSYDGQRDSLVQWSAKKGVEGLEAYQQQKNRVSIDGLPTPLAGRSPSDSP; translated from the coding sequence ATGGCCAAAGTATTTGATCAGATTACCCAGAATCTCCAGAACTTTATTCAGCAACAGTCGCTGTTTTTCGTGGCTACTGCCCCCTTATCTGATAGCGGACATATTAATCTTTCTCCCAAAGGGCTAGATAGCTTTCGCATTCTGTCACCCACCCGCGTTGCCTATCTCGACCTCACCGGCAGCGGCAATGAAACCTCGGCCCATCTTCAAGAAAACGGACGGATCACAATTATGTTTTGCGCCTTTCAGGGAGCGCCGATGATCCTACGCCTCTATGGAACCGGGCAAACCCTGTTGCCTGGCACCCCCGATTGGGATGCCAAGCGATCGCTGTTCCCTGAAATTCCAGGTATGCGACAGATTATTACGGTCGATCTCGATCGCATCCAAACCTCCTGTGGGCAAGGCGTACCGCTCCTTAGCTATGACGGACAGCGAGATTCCCTGGTGCAGTGGTCTGCTAAAAAGGGCGTTGAGGGCTTGGAGGCCTATCAACAGCAAAAAAATCGGGTCAGCATTGATGGATTACCCACGCCCCTGGCTGGGCGATCGCCCTCCGACTCTCCCTAG
- a CDS encoding AAA family ATPase: MNDLFKGFEQLLELAKTLEEKAEKGELKTDIRINSRSMSSIPRQGNMPNDIGTSRIRTPSSGGEDEGDRVLVTPPPGDDSESPDLPDASLQDVGGLGEVLRELRELIEIPLKRPDLLKKLGLEPTRGVLLVGPPGTGKTLTARAIADELGVNYIAIIGPEVMGKYYGEAEARLRSIFEKAARSAPCLVFIDEIDSLAPDRAKVEGEVEKRLVAQLLGLMDGFAKTEGVIILAATNRPDHLDPALRRPGRFDREVQFRVPDRDGRLDILTILTRAMPLDASVDLGAIADLGVGMVGADLKALCQKAAYSALRRQVPTLSAPIPDTMTITHDDFLQALREIRPAVLRSVEVESPNTTWDDIGGLQEVKQRLQESVEGALLYPELYARTKATAPRGILLWGPPGTGKTLLAKAIASQARANFIAVNGPELLSRWVGAAEQAVRELFTKARQAAPCVIFVDELDTLAPARGKFNGDSGVSDRVVGQLLTELDGLQGCPNVLLVGATNRPDALDPALMRAGRLDLQLKIDLPDANSRLAILQVHNSDRPLQDVDLAQWAACTADWNGADLALLSNQAALEAIRRYRALQLDDPTLVSIITADFERAHLALELQKRSL; encoded by the coding sequence ATGAACGATCTCTTCAAAGGCTTCGAGCAACTGCTGGAATTGGCAAAGACCTTAGAGGAAAAGGCCGAAAAGGGCGAACTCAAGACGGATATCCGCATCAACTCCCGTTCGATGAGCAGCATTCCTCGCCAGGGCAATATGCCGAACGATATCGGCACCAGTCGCATTCGCACCCCCTCCAGCGGGGGCGAGGATGAAGGCGATCGCGTTTTGGTGACGCCGCCACCCGGAGATGATTCGGAGAGTCCTGATCTGCCCGACGCATCCCTGCAAGATGTGGGCGGTCTGGGTGAGGTGCTGCGGGAATTGCGGGAGCTGATCGAAATTCCCCTGAAGCGTCCCGACTTATTGAAGAAGCTAGGCCTAGAGCCAACTCGGGGTGTCCTCCTGGTTGGGCCGCCGGGAACCGGGAAGACCTTAACCGCAAGAGCGATCGCCGATGAGCTAGGCGTCAACTACATCGCGATTATTGGCCCCGAAGTGATGGGCAAATATTACGGCGAGGCTGAAGCTCGTCTGCGCAGCATCTTTGAAAAAGCGGCGCGATCGGCTCCTTGTTTGGTGTTCATTGATGAAATCGACAGCCTCGCGCCCGATCGCGCCAAGGTGGAAGGAGAAGTGGAAAAGCGTCTCGTGGCCCAGCTTTTGGGGCTCATGGATGGCTTTGCTAAAACCGAAGGCGTGATCATCCTGGCAGCAACCAATCGCCCAGATCACCTCGATCCCGCCCTGCGTCGTCCTGGCCGCTTCGATCGCGAGGTGCAGTTCCGGGTGCCGGATCGGGATGGTCGGTTAGACATCCTCACCATCCTCACCCGCGCTATGCCGTTGGATGCATCGGTAGATCTAGGGGCGATCGCTGACCTCGGGGTAGGCATGGTCGGTGCCGATCTAAAAGCTCTCTGCCAGAAAGCCGCCTACTCCGCCCTGCGGCGACAGGTACCCACCTTGAGCGCTCCCATTCCCGACACCATGACCATCACCCACGACGACTTCCTGCAGGCGCTCCGCGAGATTCGTCCTGCCGTTTTGCGGTCGGTGGAAGTAGAATCCCCGAATACAACCTGGGATGACATTGGTGGCTTGCAGGAGGTGAAGCAGCGGCTGCAGGAGTCTGTTGAGGGAGCCCTGCTCTATCCCGAACTCTATGCCCGCACCAAGGCAACTGCGCCCCGAGGAATTTTGCTCTGGGGGCCACCAGGAACCGGGAAAACGCTTTTGGCCAAGGCGATCGCCTCCCAGGCCCGCGCTAACTTCATTGCCGTGAATGGCCCGGAATTACTCAGCCGCTGGGTGGGGGCAGCAGAACAAGCGGTGCGAGAACTCTTTACCAAAGCTCGCCAAGCAGCGCCCTGCGTCATCTTCGTGGACGAACTGGACACCCTAGCTCCAGCGCGAGGTAAATTTAACGGTGATTCCGGCGTCAGCGATCGCGTTGTGGGGCAACTTCTGACCGAACTGGATGGACTACAAGGCTGCCCCAATGTGCTGTTGGTGGGGGCAACCAATCGCCCTGATGCCTTAGATCCAGCCCTGATGCGCGCTGGACGCTTAGATCTGCAACTGAAGATTGACTTACCCGATGCCAACAGTCGTCTAGCCATCCTGCAGGTTCACAACAGCGATCGCCCGCTGCAAGACGTCGATCTAGCCCAGTGGGCCGCCTGCACAGCCGATTGGAACGGCGCAGACCTAGCCCTGCTAAGCAACCAAGCTGCCCTAGAAGCCATCCGCCGCTACCGAGCCCTGCAGCTTGATGATCCTACCCTGGTATCGATTATCACCGCTGACTTTGAGCGGGCTCATCTGGCCCTCGAACTCCAGAAGCGATCGCTCTAG
- a CDS encoding basic amino acid ABC transporter substrate-binding protein yields MVRVTRFRFLRQFLLGLVCVVMIAACGGGGGDTGAPADDAAGGGSDLLVVATEPAFPPFEFQAEDGSLVGFDIDLMNAIGEAAGFEVEFQSLPFDGIIPALQSNTVDAAISGMTITAARLETVDFSRPYIAAGLAIAVQESNTDINSIDDLEGKRIAVQIGTTGAETANGIPDAQVSTFDSAPLALQELSNGNADAVINDAPVTLDAIASGNIPGLKVIGELVTEEYYGIALPKGSPNLERVNSGMATILENGTYAEIFQTWFGAEPPELPEEAPL; encoded by the coding sequence ATGGTTCGAGTGACACGATTTAGATTTTTACGTCAGTTTTTGCTGGGCTTGGTTTGTGTCGTGATGATCGCCGCCTGTGGGGGCGGTGGTGGTGACACGGGTGCCCCCGCAGATGATGCAGCCGGTGGCGGCAGCGATCTCTTAGTGGTGGCGACCGAGCCAGCGTTTCCGCCCTTTGAGTTTCAAGCTGAGGACGGTAGTCTAGTCGGCTTTGATATTGATCTGATGAATGCCATTGGTGAGGCGGCCGGCTTCGAGGTGGAGTTTCAAAGTCTCCCCTTTGATGGCATTATCCCTGCTCTACAGTCCAACACGGTGGATGCAGCTATCAGCGGCATGACCATTACCGCTGCTCGTCTGGAAACGGTAGATTTCTCCAGACCCTATATTGCGGCTGGGTTGGCGATCGCTGTTCAAGAGAGCAACACGGATATTAATTCCATTGATGATCTCGAAGGCAAGCGGATTGCTGTTCAGATCGGCACCACGGGGGCGGAGACGGCTAACGGCATTCCCGATGCCCAAGTGAGCACCTTTGACTCAGCTCCTTTGGCCCTGCAAGAGTTGTCGAATGGCAATGCTGATGCAGTGATTAATGACGCACCGGTGACCCTAGATGCGATCGCCAGCGGCAATATTCCTGGTCTGAAGGTGATTGGCGAACTGGTGACGGAAGAGTATTACGGTATTGCTCTTCCTAAGGGGTCGCCCAACCTAGAGCGGGTCAACTCTGGCATGGCCACCATTCTTGAGAACGGTACCTATGCGGAGATTTTCCAAACCTGGTTTGGGGCAGAGCCGCCGGAGCTGCCGGAAGAGGCTCCGTTGTAA
- a CDS encoding amino acid ABC transporter ATP-binding protein has translation MVKVSDRQMPAVLFEDVKKRYGDLQVLNGISSQIALGEVVAIIGSSGCGKSTLLRCINRLEAINGGRLIVNGIDISSPTLPNQELRRLRTNVGMVFQQFNLFPHKSVLDNLTLAPQKVLGQSKSESKQTAYFFLEKVGLAEKASAYPDQLSGGQKQRVAIARALCMKPQVMLFDEPTSALDPELVGEVLLVMKQLAEEGMTMVIVTHEMQFAREVADRVIFLNKGYIEEEGSAREVLTNPQSDRLQTFLSRMSFAAV, from the coding sequence ATGGTTAAGGTTAGCGATCGCCAAATGCCTGCTGTACTCTTCGAAGATGTCAAAAAACGGTACGGTGACTTACAAGTTTTAAACGGCATTAGCAGCCAGATTGCACTGGGTGAAGTGGTAGCTATTATCGGCTCCTCAGGCTGTGGTAAAAGTACCTTGCTGCGCTGCATTAACCGCCTAGAGGCTATCAACGGTGGTCGGTTAATCGTCAACGGCATAGATATTTCATCCCCCACTCTGCCCAACCAAGAACTACGCCGCCTGCGCACCAACGTCGGCATGGTGTTTCAGCAATTTAACCTCTTTCCCCACAAAAGCGTTTTAGATAACCTAACCCTAGCGCCTCAGAAAGTGTTGGGTCAGTCTAAGTCTGAAAGCAAGCAAACAGCTTATTTTTTCCTGGAGAAAGTTGGCTTAGCAGAAAAAGCCAGTGCTTATCCCGATCAGCTTTCTGGTGGACAAAAGCAACGGGTGGCGATCGCTCGGGCCCTCTGCATGAAGCCCCAAGTGATGCTCTTTGACGAACCGACCAGCGCTCTCGATCCAGAGCTAGTGGGAGAGGTGCTGCTGGTGATGAAACAACTGGCGGAAGAAGGGATGACCATGGTGATTGTCACCCACGAAATGCAATTTGCCCGCGAGGTCGCCGATCGCGTCATTTTCCTCAACAAGGGCTATATCGAAGAAGAAGGATCAGCGCGGGAAGTATTGACCAATCCCCAAAGCGATCGCCTACAGACCTTCCTCAGCCGCATGAGTTTTGCAGCGGTTTAG